CTTGGTTTCGGGGCAAGGAATTCACTCCCCCGCGAGGTATGTTGATGCTCAAGAGAAGTTTGTTTATCCTCGGTAATCCACGGTGTCCTCATGAGCTAACATCATTGGTATGATCATGAGATGTGCAAAGTGGACATACTCCGGGGGAGTATATACCATGGGGTATTTAGGAGAAGTCCATGCGCGCCCTTTCTGGATTGCTTGCACTATTGTTGACCAATTCACCGGCTGCTGACTTCAATCATGACTACCGGAATACTAAAGACAGACTGTGATCGCATTGTCGACGCAAACGGCGATGCAGTACTCTTGCGCGGTGTAAGTTCTCATACCCATGCTCACTGTCATGATGTATTGCAAATGGCGACATACTGACACCGTGACCACAGACTGCCCTCGGCGGCTGGATGCTTATGGAGAACTTCATGAATGGCTTCCCTGGACGAGAACACCAGATCCGAGCAGCGCTCCTCAAGGTGCTTGGCCAAGAGAAGcacgacttcttcttcgacaagtTCCTCGAATATTTCTTCGGTGAAAAGGATGCTGAATTCCTTGCTTCATTGAACTTCAACTGCCTGCGATTATGTCTCAATTACAGACACTTTGAAGATGACATGAACCCATTTGTTATCAAGGAAGAGGGTTTTAAGCATGTTGACCGAGTCATCAATCTCGTAAGTCGCAAGAACTTTACTTATCGCCGGCTGTTAACGTAAATAAAATCGCAGTGCGCCAAATATGGTATCTACACTATCCTCGACCTTCACGCCCTACCTGGTGGACAAAACCAGGATTGGCACTGCGACAACCCGACCGGATATGCCGCCTTTTGGGACCACAAACACTTCCAAGACCGAGCGATCAACCTGTGGGAACATATTGCCCGAAGATATAAGGGAAATCCATGGGTTGCTGGTTACAATCCCATGAACGAGCCTGCTGACTCTGAGTGGAGTCGCCTGTTGGCATTCTACGACCGTATCGTGCCGGCAATCAGGAATGTCGATCCTGACCATATCCTATTCTTGGAAGGCAACACGTGAGCATCATCCACTTGAGTCAATCTTCTGCAGACGTACTGACGACAGCCTCGACACAGATTCAGCATGGACTTCACAGGCTTCGACAGAGTATGGGACAACTCGGTATACGCCATCCATGACTACTGTGGTTTTGGGTTCCCGAACAGAATCGGTAGATTCCAAGGTACAAAAGAACAGGAGGGCTACATTCGTAGAATGTACGATCGCAAGGTGGAGTTCATGAAGAAGCACAACGTGCCAATCTGGAATGGTAAGTTTCATTGGGCCCTTTTGATGACCTAAGCTGACCTCTGCAGGTGAATTCGGTCCCATCTACGAACGAAAGGAGTACAACCCAGACTGGGAAGTCCAGAACCAAGAGCGATACAATATGCTGGATCGACAGATGGCTATTTACACTTCTGAGAGCATTGGTAGGTCACCCGAAAATTCATTCCATCAATAGCACTAACACAGCTCAGCATGGTCGATCTGGGCATACAAAGACGTCAACGTCATGGGCATGACCCATGTCTCCCCAGACTCTGCTTGGCTCAAGCTTCTCGGAcccatcatcaagaagaaacGTGATCTCGCTGTGGACTCGTGGGCTTACGACGATGCACATCTTCAAGACGGCCTCTTCGGTCCACTACACCAGTGGTTTGAAGATAACGTCCCAGCACAATACTCCAAGAAGTACCCCTGGCAATGGCGCATGCACATGCATGTCTTCCGAGGCATTCGAGGAATTACCATGGCCGAGTATATGATCCCTGAATGGGCAGACTACTTCAAGGGCAAGAGCTTTGAGGAACTGGACGAACTCGCTGCAAGCTGGAAGTATGAGAATTGCATGCAGAGAGGACAGTTGAATGAACTTCTGAAGACATATGCGCCCATGAAGGCCGGTGACAGGAGGCTGGAAGGAAAAGTCATTGAATCAGAAGGTACTGCAAGTGATGTGCCCTCTAAGGAGGCATCTGTCTCAGGTGTTGGCATCTTTGAGCTGTCGCCGGAGGAGAAGCTGAAAGCTGAGCTGaagaaacaacaacaccCGCAAGCCCAACCTGTACCTGTCGCAGCATAGGCTTGCCATTAGACATACCATGTAGCCAGTTTTAGTATAATACAAAAAGCAAGTAATATCGATATCCGTATACAAAGTCAGCTTAGACATGGGAATGCGAGTCGAGTAGTCATTTATCATTCCTCGTGTCTTACTATTCTATTTCTCCGAGCCACATCAAGCCTCTCTAGTATTTCGATATGCCATGAAAACTCAGCCACACTCTGGCTGAATCGAGCGAGGTTCCTCTTTCCACCCAGAATTACATCCTCCACATCGTCGGGCAGTAGATCCTTGAATATCGGAAAGATCGTCGCAACCATCAGGATGATAGTCATAGTAAAGGTACTTGAAAAAAAGGGACATGGTTAGTAATAGCCAAAACAATAGCGGTAGGATCACTCACACCATCCCAGTAGGGAACAAACATGTCAAACTATTTACCGTCTGGACATCAAATACCTTGATAAACCCCATGCATCCATCCAAACAAGACTTGGATCGTTTAAGAACTGCGTCTTTGCAAGGATGGGATTCGAAGTTGTCGATATTGAGAACAATGAATTCGATGAAAGGCCTGTGTATAATGTATTGGCCTGCATAGTATCTCCCCTTGAGTCTCAAGATGTTCCATGAGTTATTGCCGACTGGGATGCCCTGAATACGCGCTGTTGGCGATTGGAGACTTGCAGGAGAGCTTGTATCAGCCCCTGTCATTGGGACATCTTGAGACGGGTTGCTAAGGAGGAACTCGGGTAGGTTGCGGTATATGGCAGAGTGATGCGACCAGAGATCTTCCGATATTCTGAGCAGCCAGGATGCGTAGTTTGATCGTCTTGTCCGGAACTGCTCCTTGTCATCGTAAACAACACTGTTAACAGTGTTCAGAAAGCGTCTGATGGCTGAGTTTGTGGTTATTTGAAACGCGACGAGCTCTTCCTGGCTCCTTATCGAGTTTGCTTCTGATGACTCTGGTACGGATGGCGAGATAGGGTGGTTTTCAGCAGTAAAGGCTGGGTATGGGATTTTGTCTTCATATCTTGCTATACCAGATGGTGACACAACTGATATCTCAGATATGAAATCACATTCGTATATGAAGGATATCCAGTACAAGCGACGGAAGCCATCAGAGATACTCTCGTTCTTTGCTTGTAATTGCGCCATGCTCTCGCACTTGACAGCCGTTGCGTGCGCCCAGTGAAAGGCTTCTGCTACTGCACCCGACGCACCCATGTAGATGCTAAATCGTCAGTTATTTCTATAAGGCGTGGGATGGCGGCTCACCTTGCAAGCATATTGGCCTGAGCAGCTTCTAATGACATATCAGTGGAGACGTAGCCAAGTATCAACCTTGCTTTGCACCATAATTCGCTTCTCAGCTGATCCTCAGGAATGTTTGAGCTGTTTGAGAAGGGTTGACTGTATCTACGGTTCTTTCCGATGCATATGTCAGACTGCCCACTTGAACTCAGTAATGCCAGACAAAGGACCACAAGAAGCAGGCCGTATTGCGGCATATCAACCGTTGCTGTCTCATCATTTCCGTAAACCTCTCTCGCTGTTACCATCTCGAAGATATTGAGAATATTGCTCTTTGACAGCAGAGGGAAGAAAATGTTGACTTTTGTAAAATAGAGGTGAATCAAGTCGTGCAGTCGTGCTATACTATCGTCACGAGACGAGCTAAAGTATGAGCTATCGTAGAGCTTCCACGAGGAAAGAGGCTGCGAAGTTGTTGAGGGATGCTTGCTGttctgctgctcttgaaagaAGACTTCAGTTGCATCTGCATAGCTCGGCAAGTCCTGTTGATCTGTGCTGTTCTCTGACAGAAGAGCCTGGACCAAGCTCCATGNNNNNNNNNNNNNNNNNNNNNNNNNNNNNNNNNNNNNNNNNNNNNNNNNNNNNNNNNNNNNNNNNNNNNNNNNNNNNNNNNNNNNNNNNNNNNNNNNNNNNNNNNNNNNNNNNNNNNNNNNNNNNNNNNNNNNNNNNNNNNNNNNNNNNNNNNNNNNNNNNNNNNNNNNNNNNNNNNNNNNNNNNNNNNNNNNNNNNNNNNNNNNNNNNNNNNNNNNNNNNNNNNNNNNNNNNNNNNNNNNNNNNNNNNNNNNNNNNNNNNNNNNNNNNNNNNNNNNNNNNNNNNNNNNNNNNNNNNNNNNNNNNNNNNNNNNTTCCGCATCGACATTTTGTGAAGCGCAGAGGCCGCATCTTGCGATAAGCGAGCGTCACAGCGTGTCTTGCGCATGCGGCAGTTTACTTATGCGTTGTATCACTCGTCTACGATGGGGGAATTGATTGTATGACATTCTGATGGGGGAGGAAGCTGATGTTGATAGGGCAAGAGTTCAAGAGTCTGGatctggtggtggtgaggaTTGAGCAGGCGGTCAGAGCTGGCAGAGAACCAGAAGGGTTAGCAGTTGCCGCCAAAGACTACTATGTAAGCTGTAGAGCATATAAGTCTTTATTTGAATTAGTGGCAATGAGAAAGAAGTTATTGTATGATAACCAACGCTGATTAATATGGTTGTTCTTGCTGGCCAGGATATGAGAAAAGATATGACTCACGGGTGTATTTGGGGGATGATGTAACAAGGTTATGGACCAGGTCCAAGGCTGCTGCGATTGTATCTGTGATAGGGAAGTGCCAAAAGCTTGGATGAGGTTATTGCAAACAAGTTTGATGCTTTTATCTTTATTCATTGACGTCTCTGCCGAGGCTGGTCTAGACTCAGCCTGTCGTGAAACTATAAAGCAGGGCTCTTTTCAAGACACACGGTTGTCGTTATATGCGAGGCGGTTACTGCTGTAACGCGTATCTGTAATTACCCCGTTCAAACTCGCGCCGAGAATCCGCTCCCTCACAGCCTTAAAGCCCCTTAGGTTCTCGCTGGAAATAAAGTACGCGGCTAGACCAGTAACATGCGCCGCTGCCGCGCTCGTGCCAGATTCATACTTCATTCCATTATCAACATAGTTCCAGGCGCTAGCGATGTGAGCACCTGGGGCGAACATATCAACACAGCGGCCGTAGTTGGAGAAAGGAGCACGGCAGTCATCGGGGCCACTTGCAGCGACTGTGATGGCAGTATCGGCTGAGGCAGGGGAGAAGGCACCGGCGAAGGTGGCGTGGTTCCCTGCTGCAACAACCACTGTGATCCCAGCATCAGTAGCATTCTTTACCGCAAAGTTGACACTGGCATTGTACAGACCGCCTACAGATACGTTGATGACGCTCCTGTCAGCAATACCTTTCGCAATGGCGTCATTAGTAGCCCAACTAATGCCCTGTCGGATCCATAGCATGTTACTTCTGCCGCTTTTGCTTACCACCTTGACCGAAATCATGGTGCAACTCTTAGCCACACCATACGTTTTCCCTCCGATAATTCCTGCGATATGAGTGCCATGGCCTGATTCATCGTCATCTGGTGACCCTAAGACGAAGTTTGCTCCCCGGAAAGCTCGGCCAGAGAATTCGGCATGTGAGAAATTGATGCCAGAGTCAACAACGTAGACATATGCGCCGGAGCCCGCGGTTGCATCGTAGCGGTATCGGCGTAAACCGTCATTTCTGGCATGAACTTGGGAGATCCGTGCGAGGTTCCAAGGGGCATCGAGCTGTAATTTAGATCTACGCGTTACTTCAGGGCGGTGAGCAATGGCTTCCGAGGTATCGGGTCGCCGTCGTGGACCAAGTATCTTTCTCGACACCCGTAGACTATTCTCTGTTAATATGTAGTCCAACGCTTGCTGTAGACGGGACTTACCATCTCAATGGTAGTTCTGGAATACCATGTTTTCCGGTCATCTTGGATCTCCTGCTTCTCGACATTACATGGTGTAGTGGACTATTGTATAACAATGGAGCTTTGGGGGGAAGGTTGCGACAGCTTCTTCTATACCAagaatatttataaggttGGCTGTGGTTGAGTTATTACGAAGTTTTTTAGAGTAACCTTTTAAgactttatctttattatagaGCTGATGTATATTATTTGACTTTTAGAAGCAGTTAATGTCGGGTGCAAAAAACTGATATTGTGTTGCGTGAAACTATTAACTTTCATATATGAACCTTGTCAGATGCCTTGATGACAAAGATCAAAAAGGaataaatataactttaaaCTAAAACTTTGGTTATTCCACCCCATAAAGCTTATAGATAGCTCTATTATGTCCCGATTTATAACCAGGTTTTATAAAGTTAACAGAGACAGATTTAACAAGATGGAAAGGTTTATCTGCTTGGGCATGTCAAACGATACAATTTAGACACAGGAACTTTACAATTGAGCTTGGGCTATGGACGAGATTCAGCAAGATAATGTATCGTGATCTTGCCATATGTGTTAGCAGCCTAAAGCTTAACCTTATGGGCAGCAATCGATCAAGTAACTACAGCAAGATCATGGGAGTCATGAGTAACCTAAACCCGGTGAGCTCGCTTGCCTTACAAGTTGCAGTCAAGTTCGGAGCAAATGTACATGATCATTTGCAATAGCAATGACTGGAGTATTGACTAGCTCCATTATATTGAAACAGACCTCAGAGGACATTGGTGATGCCGCTGCGTGAAGCGATCGGATCTCCAATGTAGATTCGAGCCTGACTAATCTCCAGGCCACAGCGCCAGACCCATCGGAGTTCCTCCGCTCAAACAGCTTACCCCAAAACGGCTCGACACCAAGCCTATAAAATATTCCAACAGCATCTCACGGCCGTCATCTTCAGCCAAGCTATACATAACCTCCAACAAAATGAACTTTTATCCACCGCCACCCGTGATCAAAGCAGAGGTTTATCTGCGCATCCCAGACGACAAGCGTTGTTTAGGCCAAGAGTCAGAATGGCGCGGGGGCTTTGCGGGGTCGTTCCAGCACATCTTTCTCGAAGGTCCAGTCGTCGACAGCGCTGGGAATCTCTATGTCGTGGATATTCCGTACGGTCGCATTCTCAAGATTGATAGCGAGAAGAATGTTACTGTTGCGTGCACTTGGGATGGCGAGCCGAATGGGCTCGTGGGGACGGCCAACGGGGATTTGTTGGTGGCGGACTACAAGCAGGTATGGACAACTCGTGTCTGAGTTTATGAGTGACGCTGATTATAACAGGGCATATTGTCATTTAATCCTGAGACAGGCAAGATTGGTCCAAAGTTGACGAGAAAGAATCTCGAGCGATTCAAGGGCCCGAACGACTTAATCGTTGACTCAAGGGGCAACCTTTACTTCACCGACCAAGGCCAGACCGGCATGACAGATCCAACTGGTCGCGTCTACCGTTTATCGCCTGATGGGAGACTTGACACTCTGCTTGACAATGGTCCCTCACCCAATGGTCTCGTCCTCTCACGAGACGAGCGCTTCCTCTACGTCGCCATGACACGGGCAAACCAAGTCTGGCGCCTACCCCTACACGCAGATGGCACTACCTCCAAAGCCGGCGTGTTCTTCCAGTCTTTCGGCAACGCAGGTCCTGATGGTCTTGCCCTCGACGAAGAAGGCAATTTGTTCATCTGTCATCCAAGTCTTGGTTCAATCTTTGTGGTGGATACACATGGAGTACCCAAGGCTCGAATTGTTAGTGGATCGCCTGGAATCAATCTGACAAATTGCTGTTTTGGAGGACCGGAGCATAAGACCTTGTATATTACTGATAGTTTGGAGGGGAATATTCAGACAGTGGCGTGGCATTGCCGGGGAGCGGTGGCTGCGCCGTCACTGAAACAACGCAAAGAGCAGTAAACAATGATTAATTTGAACTTGGACCGGCTAATGCCTTGCTTGTGACTACCATAACGCGACTTGATAGCCATAGCTCTTGTATCATCGACCCAAATAGGCGCAGAGACATCAGATAGATGATTCCCTCATGATTTCATTATTGTTTCTCCAGCCACAGCTTCAAGTTCAAACCAGTATACCGGCGGTCATCTTCACACTTCGCTGGGACTTTACGCGTTGGtctcacatcatcatcactgcaaATCTCTCTGCCAGTCGGCCTAAGACTTCATGGACGCAAAATTATCTCCGACAAACGCGGACCAAAATCCACTAACTCAACCTGCTCCGTCAAGCTGCGGCCTTTCTCCAGGGCTTTTCCCGATGTAACACAATCTTTGACTCGTGACGAGGGGTACCTCAGCTTCGTCAGCAACTTCCTCAAATCTACGCTCCGAAACCTGTGCCGGGCCCAGCCCGATGGCACTAGGACATGCTCCGACGACAACACTTTGACTCCACGCTAAACAAGGGGCCCACCCCAAGTTCTGGGGAAGTTTGGATCTCGGGGAACCAAGATCATCCCCGCCTTTTTCTCCGCGACGTGAGCGTTGCATTTTTCTCCACGCTTCTACCGTTTGGAGTCGGCGACCCCCGTTGACTCTCTGGGGAAGGTTTTCCGCCAGGCTGGGCAGGATATATTGCACCCCCTTTTCTCCTCTACACGATCTTCTTTCCTCAGTTTCAAGCTCTTGTCTGCATCCCTCTCATTCTCCTACCTTCACCCGTGGCAATAATCACAATTCACAATGGCAAGACCGAATATGATCAAGGCCACGAGACGGGCCATCAAAGATAGTCCCAAGGAGATCTTCAACAGGTATCTTCTCTTTTGTACATGCATTTGGAGTTTCTCTGGTGTCGCCAAGGGTTTCGATGAAGGTTAGTCTGACATCCATCCGCTGCCAACGCCAACTAATCACTTGGCATTTGAATAGGAAACATCGCCTCCCTCGTCATCATGGAGGTTTTCAAAGAGCGTTTCGGAATCGATAAACAGACCGATCATCAATATGCAAACACCAAAGGCTGGATCGTGGCTATCGCTACGGCTGGTGCAGTCTTTGGATGTTTGGGTTGTGTTTGGCTCACCCAGCGTCTGGGACGAACGCGTACCTTTCAGTTCTTCACTGTTGTCTACATGGCTGGTATCTTTGGTCAGACATTTAGCAATGGAAACCTTGGAGCCCTTTATGCCACTCGTGTCATTTCTGGTATTGGTATTGGCGCGACAACTGTCTTGCCTTCGGTCTACATCGCAGAGGTATGACTTCCCTTCTTACTCTGTAGCATCTCCAATTGACGAGTAACTCTGTTCAGATTTCGCCCCAGCCTATCCGCGGTCTCTTAACCCTCCAATACACCTGCTGTCAACAGCTCGGCGTCGTcttcggcttcttcttcaactacGGTGTCACCAAGTACCACGCCGGAACAAACCTCCAATGGCAGCTCCCTACCGCACTTCAGCTCATTCCCGCCCTCATCTGGGGCGTCGGCACATTCTTCACTCCGGAGACTCCCCGCTTTTTGCTCAGCCAGAATAAGAGAACAGAGGCGCTTGCTACTTTGTCTCGCTTCCGAGGGCTTCCAGAAGATCATCCTTATGTTCAATCTGAGTTTCAAGGTATTGAGAGTCAGCTGAACCATGAGATTGAAATTGTTTCTGGTGCCAATACTTGGGACTTGATCAAGGAGACCTTCACAGATCTCTCCAACCGACGACGCTTTGTTCTCATGTTTGCTTGCCACGTCTTTGGACAGTGGTCCGGTGCCAATGCCATCACTCAGTACAGCCCTACTATTTTTGGCTATCTTGGTATTGAGGGCACTGAAGCTCGCTTCCTGGCAACTGGGTGCTACGCCATCTTAAAGTTT
The window above is part of the Fusarium oxysporum f. sp. lycopersici 4287 chromosome 8, whole genome shotgun sequence genome. Proteins encoded here:
- a CDS encoding murein transglycosylase, whose product is MTTGILKTDCDRIVDANGDAVLLRGTALGGWMLMENFMNGFPGREHQIRAALLKVLGQEKHDFFFDKFLEYFFGEKDAEFLASLNFNCLRLCLNYRHFEDDMNPFVIKEEGFKHVDRVINLCAKYGIYTILDLHALPGGQNQDWHCDNPTGYAAFWDHKHFQDRAINLWEHIARRYKGNPWVAGYNPMNEPADSEWSRLLAFYDRIVPAIRNVDPDHILFLEGNTFSMDFTGFDRVWDNSVYAIHDYCGFGFPNRIGRFQGTKEQEGYIRRMYDRKVEFMKKHNVPIWNGEFGPIYERKEYNPDWEVQNQERYNMLDRQMAIYTSESIAWSIWAYKDVNVMGMTHVSPDSAWLKLLGPIIKKKRDLAVDSWAYDDAHLQDGLFGPLHQWFEDNVPAQYSKKYPWQWRMHMHVFRGIRGITMAEYMIPEWADYFKGKSFEELDELAASWKYENCMQRGQLNELLKTYAPMKAGDRRLEGKVIESEGTASDVPSKEASVSGVGIFELSPEEKLKAELKKQQHPQAQPVPVAA